In the genome of Treponema pedis, one region contains:
- a CDS encoding metallopeptidase TldD-related protein: MITNQLKETEERAAAQKAKHLNSINVIITNKAVASFFNFYIEQSSASMVYTKSSRAKLGVNFQGEEIKGDKVNIKLVPNLHNSPSSAPYDSDGLLLKEHELFKDGIVKTYHGSLRFSHYLNVAPTGKIDNFEVSAGTKTEAELKAQPYLEILTFSDFFQDSITGDFGGEFRLARYFDGKEIHIVNNGSISGNMFEAQKEFFFTKETVQLSNYSGPKSVMIPDMEVLGE, translated from the coding sequence ATGATTACAAATCAGCTTAAAGAAACGGAAGAACGAGCCGCAGCACAAAAGGCAAAACACCTTAATTCGATTAACGTTATCATTACCAATAAGGCTGTAGCTTCCTTTTTTAACTTTTATATCGAACAAAGCTCCGCTTCTATGGTTTATACGAAATCTTCCCGCGCAAAATTAGGTGTAAATTTTCAAGGGGAAGAAATTAAGGGAGATAAGGTAAATATTAAACTTGTTCCCAATTTGCATAATTCGCCTTCTTCAGCTCCATACGATTCGGACGGGCTTTTACTTAAAGAGCATGAGCTTTTTAAAGACGGCATCGTAAAAACTTACCACGGCTCTCTCCGTTTTTCGCATTATTTAAATGTTGCTCCTACCGGAAAAATAGACAATTTTGAAGTGTCGGCCGGAACAAAGACGGAAGCCGAATTAAAAGCACAACCCTATTTGGAAATTTTAACCTTTTCGGATTTTTTCCAAGACAGCATAACGGGAGACTTCGGCGGAGAGTTCAGGCTCGCCCGTTACTTTGACGGAAAAGAAATTCATATTGTAAATAACGGTTCGATTTCGGGAAATATGTTCGAGGCTCAAAAAGAATTCTTTTTTACAAAGGAAACGGTTCAACTCTCAAATTATTCGGGGCCTAAAAGCGTAATGATTCCCGATATGGAAGTTTTAGGTGAGTAA
- a CDS encoding CC/Se motif family (seleno)protein has translation MRIIIEQNAKKIISETGKNSVYLFLKGCASUGTGEPQPTVLVGQPSKIDDFNLIQVDEISVYVKKGVIANDDTLTISAKRFLWKESLVVQGMAY, from the coding sequence ATGCGTATAATTATAGAACAGAATGCAAAAAAAATTATCAGTGAAACGGGAAAAAATTCCGTTTATCTTTTTTTAAAAGGCTGCGCTTCGTGAGGTACCGGAGAACCGCAACCGACCGTGCTTGTCGGGCAGCCGAGTAAAATCGATGATTTTAATTTAATACAGGTTGATGAAATTTCCGTATATGTAAAAAAAGGTGTAATTGCAAATGACGATACTCTTACTATATCTGCAAAACGCTTTTTATGGAAAGAATCTCTTGTAGTACAGGGTATGGCTTATTAA
- a CDS encoding L-cystine transporter, with product MSGIDQNVILTAVNVIIFAILTVLLIFMKKRNLSFTVRVMTALILGIIIGVAFQLIYGFGSPVISKSNSWIGIIGSGYVRLLRMIVIPLVFISILGAIINQKTGNLGKTAGRVLAVLLITTAVSAFVGAFVTVGFGLKAGDLQAGEAEQARGALLEKKLDDFSSKPIQQQIIEIIPTNPFYAMTGQGGNSTLATVFFAAMLGIATVQLRRIKREPAEKFGDFVQMLHDIIMRLVQIILRLTPYGVFALMANIASSSNYSDIFRLIKFVLASYAALIIMFIIHLVILALFGINPVKYLKKALEPLMFGFISRSSAGTLPLTVKTQIEKIGVPEGIANLSASLGTSIGQNGCAGIYPAMLAVMIAPSLGISPLDPTFLIKLAIVVTFASFGIAGVGGGATFAALTVLSAMGMPVGLAGLLVAIEPLIDMGRTSLNVNGSIVAGVVTAKTMKELNTEIFNEDKKEV from the coding sequence ATGTCAGGTATTGACCAAAATGTAATATTGACTGCGGTTAATGTTATAATTTTCGCAATTCTAACGGTATTGCTGATATTTATGAAAAAAAGAAATTTATCTTTTACCGTTAGGGTTATGACAGCCTTGATTTTGGGTATCATTATCGGAGTCGCCTTTCAACTGATTTACGGGTTCGGCAGTCCCGTTATTTCAAAATCCAATTCATGGATAGGAATTATAGGTTCAGGTTATGTAAGATTATTGAGAATGATTGTTATTCCGTTGGTATTTATTTCAATTTTGGGTGCAATTATAAATCAAAAAACCGGAAACCTCGGAAAAACTGCGGGTAGAGTGCTTGCGGTTTTGCTTATTACAACTGCCGTTTCAGCCTTTGTAGGAGCCTTCGTAACTGTCGGTTTCGGACTGAAAGCCGGAGATTTGCAGGCCGGGGAAGCCGAGCAGGCAAGGGGCGCATTACTTGAAAAGAAGTTGGACGATTTTTCTTCAAAGCCCATACAGCAGCAAATTATAGAAATTATACCTACGAATCCGTTTTACGCTATGACGGGGCAGGGCGGTAATTCCACACTTGCAACCGTTTTTTTTGCAGCTATGCTGGGTATTGCTACGGTTCAGCTGCGTAGGATTAAAAGAGAGCCTGCGGAAAAATTCGGAGATTTTGTGCAAATGCTTCATGATATAATTATGCGGCTTGTTCAAATAATCTTGCGGTTGACTCCTTACGGTGTATTTGCTTTAATGGCAAATATAGCTTCAAGCAGTAATTATAGCGATATTTTCAGATTGATAAAATTCGTTCTTGCTTCGTATGCCGCTTTAATTATTATGTTTATAATTCATCTTGTAATTTTAGCCTTATTCGGTATAAACCCGGTTAAATATTTAAAAAAAGCTTTGGAGCCTCTTATGTTCGGCTTTATATCCAGGTCTTCCGCCGGAACCCTTCCTTTAACCGTAAAAACGCAGATTGAAAAAATAGGAGTGCCTGAGGGAATTGCCAATTTATCGGCGTCATTGGGAACAAGTATAGGACAAAACGGTTGTGCCGGAATATATCCTGCTATGCTTGCCGTTATGATTGCTCCGTCTTTAGGTATATCTCCTTTGGACCCGACCTTTTTAATAAAACTGGCAATTGTAGTAACTTTTGCTTCTTTCGGTATTGCGGGTGTAGGCGGAGGGGCAACTTTTGCCGCTTTGACGGTTCTTTCCGCGATGGGAATGCCTGTAGGCTTGGCGGGCTTGCTTGTTGCCATAGAACCCTTAATTGATATGGGTAGAACCTCTTTGAACGTAAACGGTTCAATTGTAGCCGGAGTTGTTACGGCCAAAACAATGAAAGAATTGAATACGGAAATTTTTAATGAAGATAAAAAGGAAGTGTAA
- a CDS encoding peptidyl-prolyl cis-trans isomerase, with protein sequence MVNTKKIAASAGGIIILGLAIIAFIVAPIIGENMASNNQYIVLGSWNGIKIDNGISSSFRNQYGYLKNFAEQQNIIPQNAQAAESFQHQLLYLSFRLAVIQTAIESEMDNIGYTAPLFKVDKELVNHYLDETGSYSDLKYSQTPETTRAAYRKSMERALLQTRYIEDVFGNGNSYGLKISSKEADFVANMAKKERSFQYVTFNTGMYPSSEIVKYGEEHGDLFTQYDFSVLTYNTEEEAKKMLVSLKNGDIKFDEAVILNTSKTLTTDSGKLISNYRTDINRLFPDNEHLKQILELKPSDLSGAVKLNNGTFAIVRCDSEPTKPDFSSEAVVANIRSYMNRSEKGIIEDYLIKAAKRFAEKARTEGFEKAAKNFTETNLTVETTSSFGINYGNARLLQPLPSQTVFNILAQNENFFKTVFALKSEEISEPITAGSEVAVFKVNEEKEIDEYTLNSTKTGYEAQAGSWHPYYNLAMIMGISGINYPLPIAQTTFINYIFDSPKFENNFSKIFN encoded by the coding sequence ATGGTGAATACGAAAAAAATTGCAGCTTCAGCCGGAGGAATAATTATTTTAGGTCTTGCAATTATCGCATTTATAGTCGCTCCGATAATAGGCGAAAACATGGCGAGCAACAATCAATACATTGTTTTAGGCTCATGGAACGGGATTAAAATCGATAACGGCATATCTTCTTCCTTCCGTAACCAATACGGCTATTTAAAAAATTTTGCCGAACAACAAAATATAATCCCGCAGAATGCTCAGGCTGCAGAGAGCTTTCAACATCAATTGCTGTATTTGAGCTTTAGATTGGCTGTAATTCAAACGGCTATTGAATCCGAAATGGACAATATCGGCTATACCGCTCCGCTTTTCAAAGTGGACAAAGAGCTTGTAAATCATTATCTTGACGAAACCGGCTCATATTCCGATTTAAAATATTCACAAACGCCTGAAACCACCAGAGCCGCTTACAGAAAATCTATGGAAAGGGCTCTTTTACAAACACGCTATATTGAAGATGTTTTCGGAAACGGAAATTCTTACGGTCTTAAAATATCCTCAAAGGAAGCGGACTTTGTAGCAAATATGGCAAAAAAAGAAAGAAGTTTTCAATATGTTACGTTTAATACGGGTATGTATCCGTCTTCCGAAATAGTAAAATACGGAGAAGAACACGGCGATTTATTTACGCAATATGATTTTTCCGTTTTAACATACAATACCGAAGAAGAAGCAAAAAAAATGCTTGTTTCGCTAAAAAACGGAGATATAAAATTCGATGAGGCCGTTATATTAAATACGTCTAAAACTTTAACTACGGATTCCGGAAAACTTATTTCAAACTATAGAACCGATATAAACAGACTGTTCCCGGATAACGAACATCTTAAACAAATCTTGGAGCTTAAACCTTCGGATTTAAGCGGTGCCGTTAAACTGAATAACGGAACATTTGCAATTGTACGCTGCGATTCCGAACCGACAAAACCCGATTTTTCAAGTGAAGCCGTAGTCGCAAATATACGAAGCTATATGAATCGAAGCGAAAAAGGTATTATCGAAGATTATCTTATAAAAGCGGCGAAAAGATTTGCCGAAAAAGCGCGTACGGAAGGTTTTGAAAAAGCCGCAAAGAATTTCACCGAAACGAATCTGACGGTAGAAACTACATCTTCTTTCGGAATCAATTACGGAAATGCCCGGCTTTTACAGCCTCTTCCTTCTCAAACCGTATTTAATATACTTGCGCAAAATGAAAATTTTTTCAAAACCGTCTTTGCATTAAAATCCGAAGAAATTTCGGAGCCTATTACGGCAGGTTCCGAAGTTGCCGTCTTTAAAGTTAATGAAGAAAAAGAAATAGATGAATACACTTTAAACAGCACAAAAACGGGATATGAAGCACAAGCCGGCTCTTGGCACCCTTATTACAACCTTGCAATGATTATGGGAATCAGCGGTATAAACTACCCTCTTCCGATTGCCCAAACAACCTTTATTAACTATATTTTTGACAGTCCCAAGTTTGAAAACAACTTCAGCAAAATTTTTAACTGA
- a CDS encoding 6-hydroxymethylpterin diphosphokinase MptE-like protein has translation MEKPELISTSSGFSVFYKNKYLYSRYAPKKAILSLIDGITIPPETLVLCVSPLLGYGLSELLKKLPSSSFAAAIEYDKALMDFSLKNIDPSIFKHENFFYARTESVHLFLKKIEKDTADKKLKKIIRLDFSAGAALYGDFYKTVEDFTSEYISRFWINKLTLIQFGRNYARNVFKNYIEILKNKDRIKKLKPNGIFKPILTVGAGPSLDGSIKFIEENKNNLFILAVDAAAARLLPKIKPDAIIVLESQYWIQKAFIGLANSKIPIIADLTSNPYAVQTLKGIFTFFFTEYTSSSFFDKLAEKKLLPPLIEPMGSVGLSALSIAKILASPGIPIFHTGLDFSWGTGFTHSKISYQVNETFSSCTRLKPLYSLSSITGEKIERVTGKNGKKVLTSPNLKNYSEIYKRVFSHTPNIFDIGKHGLLINSNMINENTAKEIIDKANKLNKNKGFHFYESLSQEYHVEIYNVIKTEKEKLLTLKNIFTHKVKASDTEIENLLNSVPYLYLHFADFSKRNLLTANFLNRIRIELEYFLKILYRIQS, from the coding sequence ATGGAAAAACCCGAACTTATTTCTACAAGCTCGGGTTTTTCGGTTTTTTATAAAAATAAGTACCTTTATTCGCGGTATGCTCCGAAAAAAGCAATCCTCAGTTTAATTGACGGAATTACAATTCCGCCTGAAACATTGGTTTTATGTGTTTCCCCTCTTTTAGGCTACGGCTTATCCGAACTTTTAAAAAAACTGCCTTCTTCTTCTTTTGCCGCTGCAATAGAATACGATAAGGCCTTAATGGATTTTTCTCTTAAAAACATCGACCCTTCGATTTTTAAACACGAAAATTTTTTTTATGCCCGAACCGAGTCGGTACATCTTTTTTTAAAAAAAATAGAAAAAGATACCGCAGATAAAAAATTAAAAAAAATTATACGCCTGGATTTTTCCGCAGGGGCGGCTTTATACGGCGATTTTTATAAAACCGTTGAAGACTTTACTTCGGAATATATTTCCCGTTTTTGGATTAACAAATTAACCCTAATACAATTCGGAAGAAACTACGCGCGCAATGTTTTTAAAAATTACATAGAAATTTTAAAAAATAAAGACAGAATTAAAAAACTCAAACCGAACGGTATTTTTAAACCCATACTTACGGTAGGAGCCGGCCCCTCATTGGACGGCTCGATAAAATTCATCGAAGAAAATAAAAACAATCTTTTTATTTTAGCTGTAGATGCCGCAGCGGCGCGGTTATTGCCTAAAATAAAACCCGATGCAATAATTGTTTTAGAATCCCAATATTGGATACAAAAAGCTTTTATAGGCTTAGCGAATTCGAAAATCCCGATAATTGCCGATTTAACTTCCAATCCTTATGCGGTACAAACCTTAAAAGGAATTTTTACATTTTTTTTTACGGAGTATACGAGTTCATCTTTTTTCGATAAACTTGCGGAAAAAAAACTTTTACCTCCGCTTATCGAACCGATGGGTTCCGTAGGACTTTCCGCATTAAGTATTGCAAAAATTCTTGCAAGTCCAGGTATACCCATTTTTCATACGGGCTTGGACTTTTCATGGGGTACGGGCTTTACACATTCAAAAATAAGTTATCAAGTAAATGAAACATTTTCATCATGTACACGTTTAAAACCGTTATACAGCCTGTCAAGTATTACAGGCGAAAAAATAGAAAGGGTAACGGGTAAAAACGGAAAAAAAGTTCTTACTTCTCCCAATTTAAAAAATTATTCGGAAATTTATAAACGTGTATTTTCACATACCCCCAATATCTTCGACATAGGAAAACACGGACTTTTAATAAATTCAAATATGATAAATGAAAATACCGCAAAAGAAATTATAGATAAAGCAAATAAATTAAATAAAAATAAAGGCTTTCATTTTTATGAAAGCCTTTCTCAAGAATACCATGTAGAAATTTACAATGTTATAAAAACCGAAAAGGAAAAGCTCCTTACTTTAAAAAATATTTTTACGCACAAGGTAAAAGCCTCCGATACGGAAATAGAAAATTTACTGAACTCCGTACCCTATCTGTATTTACATTTTGCAGATTTTTCCAAACGGAATCTTTTAACTGCGAATTTTTTAAACCGTATAAGAATAGAGCTTGAATATTTTTTAAAAATTCTATACCGTATACAAAGTTAA
- the dnaJ gene encoding molecular chaperone DnaJ, which translates to MPSSKRDYYEVLGVEKNASNDEIKKAYRKLAIKYHPDKNPGNKEAEDKFKEATEAYEILIDEKKRGMYDQYGHAGVDGMAGAGGFDSSIFQGFEDIFGGGGFSDFFENLFGGGGFSSSGFGGRHSGPARGSNLRYDLQISFVDAVYGKKAELSYTRNEKCTQCGGSGSEGGSGRKMCPDCKGTGQVRRSTGFFSIASTCPRCGGEGSIIEKPCTKCGGSGIERKKQRIIVTIPPGVENGKRITIPRQGNAGQAGGEYGDLFVFIFVQSHPHFERNGEDLYCAVPISMTQAVLGGEVNIKSLDGKTIKVKIPSGVQNGKLLRVKGEGVPTGIGRKGDLYIQIQVQIPTKLSSKSKSLLKEISELEGENENPELIALKDLP; encoded by the coding sequence GTGCCGTCATCTAAAAGAGATTATTATGAAGTTTTGGGCGTGGAAAAAAACGCCTCCAATGATGAAATTAAAAAAGCCTATAGAAAATTGGCTATTAAATATCACCCCGATAAAAATCCCGGAAATAAAGAAGCCGAGGATAAATTTAAAGAAGCTACCGAAGCGTATGAAATTCTTATCGATGAAAAAAAGCGCGGTATGTATGACCAGTACGGACATGCGGGCGTTGACGGAATGGCCGGCGCAGGCGGTTTTGATTCTTCCATATTTCAGGGATTTGAAGATATTTTCGGAGGCGGAGGTTTTTCGGACTTTTTTGAAAACCTTTTCGGAGGCGGAGGTTTTTCTTCGTCGGGTTTCGGCGGAAGACATTCTGGGCCCGCACGAGGTTCCAATTTGCGCTATGACCTTCAAATTTCCTTTGTAGATGCCGTTTACGGGAAAAAAGCTGAGTTAAGTTATACGCGTAATGAAAAATGTACTCAATGCGGCGGCTCGGGAAGCGAGGGAGGCAGCGGACGTAAGATGTGCCCCGATTGTAAGGGTACGGGACAGGTACGCAGAAGTACCGGTTTTTTTTCTATTGCTTCTACATGTCCGCGCTGCGGAGGAGAGGGCTCCATAATAGAAAAACCCTGTACAAAATGCGGCGGTTCGGGTATTGAGCGTAAAAAACAACGTATTATTGTAACGATTCCTCCGGGTGTTGAAAACGGAAAACGCATAACTATTCCGCGTCAAGGAAATGCAGGACAGGCCGGCGGAGAGTACGGAGATTTATTTGTATTTATCTTTGTACAAAGCCATCCTCATTTTGAAAGAAACGGCGAAGATCTTTATTGCGCCGTGCCTATTTCGATGACACAGGCAGTATTGGGCGGAGAGGTAAATATAAAGTCCCTTGACGGAAAAACTATAAAGGTAAAAATTCCTTCAGGAGTTCAAAACGGAAAGCTTTTGAGGGTAAAAGGCGAGGGTGTTCCTACGGGGATAGGCAGAAAGGGAGACCTTTATATTCAAATTCAAGTGCAAATTCCTACAAAGCTTTCTTCAAAATCGAAGAGTTTACTTAAAGAAATATCCGAACTTGAAGGCGAAAACGAAAATCCCGAATTGATTGCTTTAAAAGATTTACCTTAA
- the dnaK gene encoding molecular chaperone DnaK, with protein sequence MGKIIGIDLGTTNSCVSVMEGGEPVVIQNSEGGRTTPSIVGFTSKDERVVGQPAKNQMITNPDRTVYSVKRFIGHRYNELTEELKRVPYKIIPQGDDVRIDIDGKHYSTQEISAFILQKMKKTAEDYLGETVTEAVITVPAYFNDAQRQATKDAGKIAGLDVKRIINEPTAASLAFGFNKDSKKEKTIAVYDLGGGTFDISILELGDGVFEVKSTNGDTHLGGDDFDNRIVTWLVDEFKKDTGIDLSKDRMALQRLREAAEKAKIELSSVANADINLPFITADANGPKHLQKSLSRAKFEQMTEDLFERTKEPCRKALKDAGLTPDKIDDILLVGGSTRMPKVLQIIKEIFGKEGSKSVNPDEAVAMGAAIQGGILGGDVKDVLLLDVTPLSLGIETMGGVFTPLINRNTTIPTRKSQVFSTAADGQTAVSIHVLQGERGMANQNRTLGNFDLVGIPPAPRGVPQIEVTFDIDANGIVHVSAKDLGTGKEQHIRIESSSGLSESEIDRMVKEAEANAASDKLEKEKVEAKNNADSLIYQTEKTMKEMGDKINAADKQKIEDSIAALRQAVSTDDTADIKAKTEALQQAAYKIAEEMYKQQGPNAGAGGAQPGSGAQGGDTNAGSSANGSGTADDVDYEVVHDENDK encoded by the coding sequence ATGGGAAAGATTATAGGTATTGACTTGGGAACGACGAACTCTTGTGTTTCAGTTATGGAAGGCGGAGAGCCGGTAGTTATCCAAAACTCCGAAGGCGGAAGAACGACTCCGTCCATTGTAGGTTTTACTTCAAAAGACGAGCGCGTTGTAGGACAGCCCGCAAAAAACCAGATGATTACAAACCCCGACCGCACGGTTTATTCGGTAAAACGTTTTATCGGACACCGCTATAATGAACTTACGGAAGAGTTAAAACGGGTTCCGTATAAAATTATCCCGCAAGGCGATGATGTCAGAATCGATATCGACGGAAAGCATTATTCCACACAGGAAATTTCCGCCTTTATTTTACAAAAAATGAAAAAAACTGCGGAAGATTATTTGGGCGAAACCGTAACGGAAGCGGTTATTACCGTTCCCGCTTATTTTAACGACGCACAACGTCAAGCTACAAAAGACGCCGGAAAAATTGCCGGTTTGGACGTAAAGCGTATTATAAATGAACCTACGGCAGCCTCTTTGGCTTTCGGTTTTAATAAGGATTCTAAAAAAGAAAAAACAATTGCCGTATACGATTTGGGAGGCGGAACCTTTGATATTTCAATTTTGGAATTGGGCGACGGTGTCTTTGAAGTAAAATCGACAAACGGAGATACTCACTTGGGCGGAGACGATTTTGATAATCGCATAGTAACTTGGCTTGTAGACGAATTTAAAAAGGACACCGGGATAGATTTATCGAAAGACAGAATGGCCTTACAGCGTTTACGTGAAGCTGCCGAAAAAGCGAAAATAGAACTTTCTTCCGTTGCAAATGCCGATATCAATCTTCCTTTTATTACTGCGGATGCTAACGGGCCTAAGCACTTGCAAAAGAGTTTATCTCGGGCCAAGTTTGAGCAAATGACTGAAGACCTATTCGAGAGAACAAAGGAACCTTGCCGAAAAGCCTTAAAAGATGCAGGTCTTACTCCGGATAAAATAGACGATATTCTTTTGGTAGGCGGGTCTACAAGAATGCCGAAGGTTCTTCAAATTATAAAAGAAATTTTCGGAAAAGAAGGTTCAAAGAGTGTAAACCCCGACGAAGCCGTAGCTATGGGTGCCGCAATTCAAGGCGGTATTTTGGGCGGAGACGTAAAAGATGTTCTCCTTCTTGATGTTACTCCTCTTTCTTTGGGTATTGAAACAATGGGCGGCGTCTTTACACCTCTTATCAACAGAAATACGACAATTCCTACGAGAAAAAGTCAGGTATTTTCCACTGCGGCTGACGGACAAACGGCTGTTTCCATTCATGTTTTGCAGGGAGAACGCGGAATGGCAAATCAAAACCGAACGCTCGGCAATTTCGACCTTGTCGGTATTCCTCCGGCACCGCGCGGAGTGCCGCAAATTGAAGTTACCTTTGACATTGACGCAAACGGAATTGTTCACGTTTCGGCAAAGGATTTGGGTACCGGAAAGGAACAGCATATACGTATTGAAAGCTCAAGCGGCTTAAGCGAAAGCGAAATCGACAGAATGGTTAAAGAAGCCGAAGCCAATGCGGCAAGTGATAAATTGGAAAAGGAAAAGGTTGAAGCTAAAAACAACGCCGATTCTTTAATTTATCAAACCGAAAAAACAATGAAAGAAATGGGCGATAAAATAAATGCCGCCGATAAACAAAAAATTGAGGACTCCATTGCGGCTCTTCGCCAAGCGGTTTCCACCGATGACACTGCCGATATTAAGGCAAAAACCGAAGCTTTACAGCAGGCTGCTTATAAGATTGCGGAAGAAATGTATAAACAGCAGGGACCTAATGCGGGTGCTGGCGGAGCTCAACCCGGAAGCGGCGCTCAAGGCGGCGATACTAATGCAGGTTCTTCAGCTAACGGAAGCGGTACTGCCGATGATGTCGATTATGAAGTTGTACACGATGAAAACGATAAATAA
- a CDS encoding nucleotide exchange factor GrpE, whose product MSKNHEKHAEKHSKKTEPCKGEELKKGSSAEKDEQCGDDCKRKDASSSEVHREVHTSSHTEDGEKTKSENVEAFELSAKLAELETKCKDWQDQYLRKAADFDNYRKRMIREKQEAIDYANTNLLLDLIQVLDDFDRAIDAGKASLNGDKVQKADGSENAFLEGVMMIKNQMTSMLSSKYGLLYYPAKGEKFDPNIHEAVSMIQSPDVKEAVVGEELQKGYKLKERVIRSSKVMVLMPAEGQDKTAEENSTVDKQNEQ is encoded by the coding sequence GTGAGCAAGAACCACGAAAAACATGCGGAAAAGCATTCAAAAAAAACAGAGCCTTGCAAGGGTGAGGAACTTAAAAAGGGCTCTTCCGCAGAGAAAGATGAACAATGCGGTGATGACTGCAAACGGAAGGACGCCTCTTCTTCCGAGGTTCATCGGGAAGTACACACCTCTTCCCATACGGAAGACGGTGAAAAAACAAAATCGGAAAATGTTGAGGCTTTCGAGCTTTCCGCGAAACTTGCGGAACTTGAAACGAAGTGTAAAGATTGGCAGGACCAGTATTTAAGAAAGGCTGCCGATTTCGACAATTACCGAAAGCGTATGATTAGAGAAAAGCAGGAAGCTATCGATTATGCGAACACTAATCTGCTGTTGGATTTAATTCAAGTTTTAGATGATTTTGACCGTGCAATCGATGCCGGTAAAGCATCTTTAAACGGGGATAAGGTTCAAAAAGCGGACGGAAGCGAAAATGCTTTTTTGGAAGGCGTTATGATGATAAAAAATCAAATGACGTCTATGTTAAGCTCGAAATACGGGCTGTTATATTACCCCGCTAAAGGTGAAAAATTCGACCCTAACATTCACGAAGCGGTATCGATGATTCAATCGCCGGATGTAAAAGAAGCGGTTGTAGGCGAGGAGCTTCAAAAGGGGTATAAGCTTAAGGAACGGGTAATACGTTCCAGTAAGGTAATGGTGTTAATGCCTGCGGAAGGGCAGGATAAAACGGCGGAAGAAAACTCGACCGTCGATAAACAAAACGAACAATAA
- the pyrF gene encoding orotidine-5'-phosphate decarboxylase, whose product MNYLELLKTSAEKTGNCACMGLDPQIEFIPNKTGNIKKDITCFFKELFLSMKEKKLYPAAFKPNIGYYTASDKPRENNFDGSAALSEIMDILEKEFKGIPVILDSKRGDIARSSLNYAIEAFDCWKADAVTVSPYMGSDSVFPFMSERYSGYGAYILNRTSNGGAADFQNLKLSSSRFLYEKTAEKIAEYAEKYAGAGAVVGATGTEELAAIAKIYAKKGNVPLLIPGVGSQGGSAKEVISILENAGYDLRLVRINSSSSLTCPWKNSEVPERYLEICINNIEKLLNDTKIKTY is encoded by the coding sequence ATGAACTATCTTGAGTTGTTAAAAACCTCAGCCGAAAAAACGGGTAATTGTGCCTGTATGGGGCTTGACCCGCAAATAGAGTTTATTCCCAATAAAACCGGAAATATAAAAAAAGATATAACCTGTTTTTTTAAAGAGCTTTTTTTATCTATGAAAGAAAAAAAACTTTATCCTGCGGCATTTAAACCTAATATAGGCTACTATACCGCATCGGATAAGCCGAGAGAAAATAATTTTGACGGTTCGGCTGCTCTTTCCGAAATTATGGATATACTTGAAAAAGAGTTTAAAGGAATTCCCGTAATTCTTGATTCCAAGCGGGGCGATATTGCCCGCTCAAGTTTAAACTATGCAATTGAAGCCTTCGATTGTTGGAAAGCGGACGCGGTTACTGTAAGCCCGTATATGGGAAGCGATTCGGTTTTTCCGTTTATGTCGGAAAGGTATTCGGGATACGGTGCATATATTTTAAACAGAACAAGTAACGGCGGTGCTGCGGATTTTCAAAATTTAAAGTTAAGTTCTTCCCGATTTCTTTACGAAAAGACTGCGGAAAAAATTGCCGAATATGCCGAAAAATATGCGGGAGCCGGTGCCGTTGTGGGAGCTACGGGTACGGAAGAGTTAGCGGCAATTGCAAAAATTTATGCAAAAAAAGGCAATGTGCCTCTTCTTATTCCGGGAGTCGGCTCTCAGGGCGGAAGTGCGAAAGAGGTAATTTCCATTTTAGAAAATGCGGGATATGATTTACGTCTGGTAAGAATAAACAGTTCAAGTTCTCTTACCTGTCCATGGAAAAATTCCGAGGTGCCTGAACGGTATCTTGAAATTTGTATAAACAATATTGAAAAATTGTTAAATGACACAAAAATAAAAACTTATTAA